In one Aquabacterium sp. OR-4 genomic region, the following are encoded:
- a CDS encoding amidohydrolase family protein: MIIDVHGHYTTAPKALENWRNQQIAGIQDPALMPKVSDLKISDDELRESIELNQLAKMRERGSDLTIFSPRASFMAHHIGDFNVSSTWAAICNELCYRVSQLFPDHFIPAAMLPQSPGVDPATCIPELVKCVEQYGNVGINLNPDPSGGHWTSPPLSDKSWYPIYEKMVEYDIPAMVHVSTSCNSCFHTTGAHYLNADTTAFMQCLTSDLFKDFPTLKFLIPHGGGAVPYHWGRFRGLAQELKKPLLQEHLLNNIFFDTCVYHQPGIDLLTKVIPVKNILFASEMIGAVRGIDPETGFYYDDTKRYIEASTLLSAEEKQQVYEGNARRVFARLDTHLKGKGL, from the coding sequence ATGATCATCGACGTTCACGGCCACTACACCACGGCGCCCAAGGCGCTGGAGAACTGGCGCAACCAGCAGATCGCCGGCATCCAGGACCCGGCCCTGATGCCCAAGGTGAGCGACCTGAAGATCAGCGACGACGAGCTGCGTGAAAGCATCGAGCTGAACCAGCTGGCCAAGATGCGCGAGCGCGGCAGCGACCTCACCATCTTCAGCCCGCGCGCCAGCTTCATGGCGCACCACATCGGCGATTTCAACGTCAGCAGCACCTGGGCGGCCATCTGCAACGAGCTGTGCTACCGCGTCAGCCAGCTCTTCCCGGACCATTTCATCCCCGCGGCCATGCTGCCGCAAAGCCCGGGCGTCGACCCGGCCACCTGCATCCCCGAGCTGGTCAAGTGCGTCGAGCAGTACGGCAACGTGGGCATCAACCTCAACCCCGATCCGTCGGGCGGCCATTGGACCTCGCCGCCGCTCAGCGACAAGAGCTGGTACCCCATCTACGAAAAGATGGTCGAGTACGACATCCCGGCCATGGTGCATGTCTCGACCAGCTGCAACAGCTGCTTCCACACCACCGGCGCGCACTACCTCAACGCCGACACCACGGCCTTCATGCAGTGCCTGACCAGTGACCTGTTCAAGGACTTCCCCACGCTGAAGTTCCTGATCCCGCACGGCGGCGGTGCGGTGCCCTACCACTGGGGCCGCTTCCGTGGCCTGGCGCAAGAGCTGAAGAAGCCGCTGCTGCAGGAGCACCTGCTCAACAACATCTTCTTCGACACCTGCGTCTACCACCAGCCGGGCATCGACCTGCTGACCAAGGTGATCCCGGTGAAGAACATCCTGTTCGCCAGCGAGATGATTGGCGCGGTGCGCGGCATCGACCCCGAGACCGGCTTCTACTACGACGACACCAAGCGCTACATCGAGGCCAGCACCCTGCTCAGCGCCGAAGAAAAGCAGCAGGTCTACGAAGGCAACGCACGCCGCGTGTTTGCGCGGCTGGATACCCACCTGAAGGGCAAGGGCCTGTGA
- a CDS encoding substrate-binding domain-containing protein has protein sequence MSSTPPAPVIRGISSMATRAILGELAQDWQRRSGQAVAIESVGGVDAAKRVLAGEAFDVVILASDAIDKLLAAGRLLAGSKVDLTRSGVAVAVAAGAPQPDLSSEDSVRAAVLAAPSLGYSTGPSGVALARLFERWGIAQQIAPRIVTPPPGVPVGQLVARGEIALGFQQLSELIALPGIAVVGPLPPAIQIDTVFSGAVCADSTRPDAVRALLAAMAAPEAAATKVRHGMAAA, from the coding sequence ATGTCCAGCACCCCCCCTGCGCCCGTGATCCGCGGCATCTCGTCGATGGCCACCCGCGCCATCCTGGGCGAACTGGCGCAGGACTGGCAGCGGCGCAGCGGCCAGGCGGTGGCCATCGAGTCGGTGGGTGGGGTGGACGCCGCCAAGCGTGTGCTGGCCGGCGAGGCCTTCGATGTGGTGATCCTGGCCTCGGACGCCATCGACAAGCTGCTGGCCGCCGGCCGCCTGCTGGCCGGCAGCAAGGTGGATCTCACCCGCTCGGGCGTGGCCGTGGCCGTGGCCGCCGGCGCGCCGCAGCCCGATCTGTCCAGCGAGGACAGTGTGCGCGCGGCCGTGCTGGCGGCGCCCAGCCTGGGCTATTCCACCGGCCCCAGCGGCGTGGCGCTGGCCAGGCTGTTCGAGCGCTGGGGCATTGCCCAGCAGATCGCGCCGCGCATCGTCACGCCGCCGCCCGGCGTGCCGGTGGGCCAGCTGGTGGCCCGCGGCGAGATCGCGCTGGGCTTTCAGCAGCTCAGCGAGCTGATCGCGCTGCCGGGCATTGCCGTGGTCGGCCCGCTGCCGCCGGCCATCCAGATCGACACCGTGTTCTCGGGCGCCGTGTGCGCCGACAGCACCCGGCCCGACGCCGTGCGCGCACTGCTGGCCGCCATGGCCGCACCCGAGGCCGCTGCCACCAAAGTTCGCCACGGCATGGCTGCCGCCTGA
- a CDS encoding tripartite tricarboxylate transporter substrate-binding protein, which produces MNPIITPRALPRTPRRLLLTGLGLAACGWASGAWAQAAPFPSAPIRIQVGYSAGGAVDVVARAVGQRLQADLGQAVIIENKPGAASNIAAKATIAAAADGHTLMMAANAVTANMTLFQPPPYDLEKDLAPVALIGRVPVVVAVNPASPYASLAELLAAARAKPEAVAYATPGNGSTPHLAMELFAVAAKAQMLHVPYKGGTQALTDVIGGQVPVVAVNVLEALPHIRSGRLRAVAVLSARRSGLLPEVPTLAESGFAGFEASVWYGLLAPAATPAPVLARLSAAALKAAQSPEVRERLNAAGGEATPMDAPAFAQHLRAERERYARLITAHKIKPD; this is translated from the coding sequence GTGAACCCCATCATCACCCCCCGCGCGCTGCCGCGCACCCCCCGGCGCCTGCTGCTCACCGGGCTGGGCCTGGCCGCCTGCGGCTGGGCCAGCGGGGCCTGGGCACAGGCCGCACCGTTTCCCAGCGCGCCCATCCGCATCCAGGTGGGCTACTCGGCCGGCGGCGCGGTGGATGTGGTGGCCCGCGCCGTGGGCCAGCGCCTGCAGGCCGACCTGGGCCAGGCGGTGATCATCGAGAACAAGCCCGGTGCGGCCAGCAACATCGCGGCCAAGGCCACCATCGCGGCAGCGGCCGACGGCCACACCCTGATGATGGCCGCCAACGCGGTGACGGCCAACATGACGCTGTTCCAGCCGCCGCCCTACGACCTGGAGAAAGACCTGGCGCCGGTGGCCCTGATCGGCCGCGTGCCGGTGGTGGTGGCGGTCAACCCGGCCAGCCCCTACGCCAGCCTGGCCGAGCTGCTGGCCGCTGCCCGCGCCAAGCCCGAAGCGGTGGCCTATGCCACGCCGGGCAATGGCTCGACGCCGCACCTGGCCATGGAGCTGTTTGCCGTGGCGGCCAAGGCCCAGATGCTGCACGTGCCCTACAAGGGCGGCACGCAGGCGCTGACCGACGTCATCGGCGGCCAGGTGCCCGTGGTGGCGGTGAACGTGCTGGAGGCGCTGCCGCACATCCGCAGCGGCCGGCTGCGCGCCGTGGCCGTGCTGAGCGCGCGGCGCTCCGGCCTGCTGCCCGAGGTGCCCACCCTGGCCGAGAGCGGCTTTGCCGGCTTTGAAGCCTCGGTCTGGTACGGGCTGCTGGCGCCCGCGGCCACGCCGGCGCCGGTGCTGGCCCGGCTGAGCGCGGCTGCGCTGAAGGCGGCGCAGTCGCCCGAGGTGCGCGAGCGCCTCAACGCGGCCGGTGGCGAGGCCACGCCCATGGACGCACCGGCCTTCGCCCAGCACCTGCGCGCCGAGCGTGAGCGTTATGCCCGCCTGATCACGGCCCACAAGATCAAGCCCGACTGA
- a CDS encoding LysR family transcriptional regulator: MNLKQLEYFVHVAELGSFSKAALVLDIAQPALSRQVRALETDLRETLLLRNGRGVTLTQAGQRLFEHGTAILQSVAAARNDMGASRDAPTGRITVGLPPTLSRQLTLPLVDAFRRRCPLGRLAIVEGLSSHIVEWITTGRVDVGLMYNPEAQPALEITPVLEEPLCLVSPASASGGTAASAAPLRQLPDYPLIVPERGHAVRRLLETRAALAGVRLDIAWEVSSIAAIVELVCAGHGHAVLHASAVTASGRADQLLVRPLVEPRLATVLCLAASAHKRASPLMRQTSRLLVELARSLSQGAAAQSQPG; this comes from the coding sequence GTGAACCTCAAGCAACTCGAATACTTTGTGCACGTGGCCGAGCTGGGCAGCTTCAGCAAGGCCGCGCTGGTGCTCGACATCGCCCAGCCCGCGCTCAGCCGGCAGGTGCGCGCGCTCGAGACCGACCTGCGCGAGACCCTGCTGCTGCGCAACGGCCGCGGCGTCACGCTGACCCAGGCCGGCCAGCGCCTGTTCGAGCATGGCACGGCCATCCTGCAGTCGGTGGCGGCGGCGCGCAACGACATGGGCGCCTCGCGCGATGCGCCCACCGGCCGCATCACCGTGGGCCTGCCGCCCACGCTGAGCCGGCAGCTCACGCTGCCGCTGGTGGATGCCTTCCGGCGCCGCTGCCCGCTGGGCCGGCTGGCCATCGTGGAGGGTCTGTCGAGCCACATCGTCGAGTGGATCACCACCGGCCGGGTGGACGTGGGCCTGATGTACAACCCCGAGGCCCAGCCGGCGCTCGAGATCACGCCGGTGCTTGAAGAACCGCTGTGCCTGGTGTCGCCGGCCAGCGCGTCGGGCGGCACGGCGGCCAGCGCCGCACCGCTGCGCCAGCTGCCCGACTACCCGCTGATCGTGCCCGAGCGTGGCCACGCGGTACGCCGCCTGCTCGAAACCCGGGCCGCGCTGGCCGGTGTGCGGCTCGACATCGCGTGGGAGGTGTCGAGCATTGCCGCCATCGTCGAGTTGGTGTGCGCCGGCCATGGCCACGCGGTGCTGCATGCCAGCGCCGTGACCGCCTCGGGCCGGGCCGATCAGTTGCTGGTGCGCCCGCTGGTCGAGCCGCGCCTGGCCACCGTGCTGTGCCTGGCGGCCTCGGCGCACAAGCGCGCCAGCCCGCTGATGCGCCAGACCAGCCGCCTGCTGGTGGAGCTGGCCCGCAGCCTGTCGCAGGGCGCGGCCGCGCAGTCGCAACCCGGCTGA